A stretch of the Opisthocomus hoazin isolate bOpiHoa1 chromosome 2, bOpiHoa1.hap1, whole genome shotgun sequence genome encodes the following:
- the ALKAL2 gene encoding ALK and LTK ligand 2, translated as MGRRRSPGLLLLVFLMLSAGHGKGKADSADPKDGRSLLNLIMEIIQELKRYHLEKDGGAQYFSKHDYSLDRREVADYAGYQDEQRVEIVPRDLRMKDKFLKHLTGPLYFSPKCSKHFHRLYHNTRDCTIPAYYKRCARLLTRLAVSPMCMEG; from the exons ATGGGCCGGCGGAGGTcccccgggctgctgctgctggtgttctTGATGCTCTCGGCGGGACATGGCAAAGGGAAAGCTGACTCCGCGGACCCGAAGGACGGGCGAAGCCTCTTGAACCTGATCATGGAGATCATTCAGGAACTGAAGAGGTACCACCTGGAGAAGGACGGTGGGGCGCAGTACTTCTCCAAGCACGACTATAGCCTGGATCGAAGGGAAGTGGCCGACTATGCAGGATACCAGGACGAGCAGAGAGTTG AAATAGTTCCTAGAGATCTGAGGATGAAAGACAAGTTCTTAAAGCATTTAACAG gTCCACTCTACTTTAGCCCAAAATGTAGTAAACACTTTCATCGGCTTTATCACAATACAAGGGACTGCACCATCCCAGCAT ATTATAAAAGATGTGCCAGGCTTCTTACTCGGTTGGCAGTAAGCCCAATGTGCATGGAAGGATAA